One stretch of Euphorbia lathyris chromosome 7, ddEupLath1.1, whole genome shotgun sequence DNA includes these proteins:
- the LOC136200911 gene encoding glucan endo-1,3-beta-D-glucosidase-like isoform X1, with amino-acid sequence MELVSYYSAPLLLLSLLQALCIANSQSFIGVNYGQVADNLPPPSATAKLLQSTSIQKVRLYGSDPAIIKALANTGIGITIGTSNGDIPSLASDPNFAKSWIDSNVIPFYPASKIILINVGNEVFASGDQNLMTNLLPAMQNVQNALEAASLGGKIKVSTVHSMAVLKQSEPPSAGSFDPSFGDLIKGLLGFNNATGSPFAINPYPYFAYRSDPRPETLAFCLFQPNEGRVDGNTKIKYMNMFDAQVDAVYSALSSMGFKNVEIVIAETGWPYKGDSDEVAPSYENAKGYNGNLIAHLRSMVGTPLMPGKSVDTYLFALYDEDLKPGPSSERSFGLFKPDLTMTYDIGLSKTTSQTPSSSPVQAPLTPSPTPNTATSPTPNTATWCLPKGGVSNAQLQQNLDYACGQGVDCSPVQPGGPCYEPNTVASHAAYAMNLLYQTSTRNQLDCDFSQTAIISFKNPSKFLKFIPILLHLYICYILSL; translated from the exons ATGGAGCTTGTTTCTTATTACAGTGCTCCCTtgcttcttctttctctcttacAGGCTCTATGCATCGCCA ATTCGCAATCATTCATCGGTGTAAACTATGGCCAAGTGGCGGACAATCTTCCTCCGCCGTCAGCCACCGCAAAGCTCCTCCAATCCACCTCAATCCAGAAGGTCAGATTATACGGATCAGATCCAGCTATAATCAAAGCCCTAGCAAACACCGGAATCGGAATCACCATCGGCACCTCTAATGGCGACATTCCTTCACTGGCCTCTGATCCCAACTTCGCCAAGAGTTGGATCGATTCCAATGTTATCCCCTTCTATCCTGCTAGCAAAATCATCCTAATCAACGTCGGCAATGAAGTTTTCGCTTCCGGTGATCAGAACCTAATGACGAACCTATTGCCGGCGATGCAAAATGTCCAGAATGCCCTCGAGGCTGCATCGCTCGGGGGTAAAATTAAGGTGTCTACGGTTCATTCTATGGCAGTGCTAAAGCAATCGGAGCCACCGTCTGCTGGAAGCTTCGATCCTAGCTTTGGCGATTTGATTAAGGGTTTGTTGGGATTTAATAATGCTACTGGTTCGCCTTTTGCTATCAATCCATACCCGTATTTTGCTTACCGGAGCGATCCGAGGCCTGAGACACTCGCATTTTGCCTTTTTCAACCGAATGAAGGACGTGTAGATGGAAACACAAAGATTAAGTACATGAACATGTTTGATGCTCAG GTTGATGCTGTTTATTCTGCTTTGAGTTCAATGGGGTTTAAGAATGTTGAGATTGTGATAGCAGAGACTGGATGGCCTTACAAGGGAGACAGCGATGAAGTAGCACCTAGCTATGAGAATGCTAAAGGTTATAATGGGAATTTGATAGCTCATCTTAGATCCATGGTAGGTACACCTCTGATGCCAGGGAAATCAGTAGATACATATCTATTTGCCCTTTATGATGAAGATTTGAAACCTGGACCTTCTTCTGAGCGATCATTCGGACTTTTCAAGCCTGATCTCACCATGACTTATGATATTGGACTCTCCAAAACTACTAGTCAG ACACCATCTTCTTCGCCAGTACAAGCTCCATTAACTCCATCACCAACACCAAACACAGCAACATCACCAACACCAAACACAGCAACATGGTGTTTACCAAAAGGCGGTGTCTCCAACGCGCAGTTGCAGCAAAATCTGGATTATGCCTGCGGACAAGGGGTAGATTGTAGTCCAGTTCAACCAGGAGGACCTTGCTACGAACCGAATACAGTAGCTTCACATGCTGCTTATGCCATGAATCTACTCTATCAAACATCCACTAGAAATCAATTGGACTGTGATTTCTCACAAACAGCCATTATTTCATTCAAAAATCCTAGTAAGTTTCTGAAATTTATCCCCATCTTACTGCATCTTTATATATGTTACATTCTTTCTCTTTAA
- the LOC136200911 gene encoding glucan endo-1,3-beta-D-glucosidase-like isoform X2, with translation MELVSYYSAPLLLLSLLQALCIANSQSFIGVNYGQVADNLPPPSATAKLLQSTSIQKVRLYGSDPAIIKALANTGIGITIGTSNGDIPSLASDPNFAKSWIDSNVIPFYPASKIILINVGNEVFASGDQNLMTNLLPAMQNVQNALEAASLGGKIKVSTVHSMAVLKQSEPPSAGSFDPSFGDLIKGLLGFNNATGSPFAINPYPYFAYRSDPRPETLAFCLFQPNEGRVDGNTKIKYMNMFDAQVDAVYSALSSMGFKNVEIVIAETGWPYKGDSDEVAPSYENAKGYNGNLIAHLRSMVGTPLMPGKSVDTYLFALYDEDLKPGPSSERSFGLFKPDLTMTYDIGLSKTTSQTPSSSPVQAPLTPSPTPNTATSPTPNTATWCLPKGGVSNAQLQQNLDYACGQGVDCSPVQPGGPCYEPNTVASHAAYAMNLLYQTSTRNQLDCDFSQTAIISFKNPSYNACNYPGGTS, from the exons ATGGAGCTTGTTTCTTATTACAGTGCTCCCTtgcttcttctttctctcttacAGGCTCTATGCATCGCCA ATTCGCAATCATTCATCGGTGTAAACTATGGCCAAGTGGCGGACAATCTTCCTCCGCCGTCAGCCACCGCAAAGCTCCTCCAATCCACCTCAATCCAGAAGGTCAGATTATACGGATCAGATCCAGCTATAATCAAAGCCCTAGCAAACACCGGAATCGGAATCACCATCGGCACCTCTAATGGCGACATTCCTTCACTGGCCTCTGATCCCAACTTCGCCAAGAGTTGGATCGATTCCAATGTTATCCCCTTCTATCCTGCTAGCAAAATCATCCTAATCAACGTCGGCAATGAAGTTTTCGCTTCCGGTGATCAGAACCTAATGACGAACCTATTGCCGGCGATGCAAAATGTCCAGAATGCCCTCGAGGCTGCATCGCTCGGGGGTAAAATTAAGGTGTCTACGGTTCATTCTATGGCAGTGCTAAAGCAATCGGAGCCACCGTCTGCTGGAAGCTTCGATCCTAGCTTTGGCGATTTGATTAAGGGTTTGTTGGGATTTAATAATGCTACTGGTTCGCCTTTTGCTATCAATCCATACCCGTATTTTGCTTACCGGAGCGATCCGAGGCCTGAGACACTCGCATTTTGCCTTTTTCAACCGAATGAAGGACGTGTAGATGGAAACACAAAGATTAAGTACATGAACATGTTTGATGCTCAG GTTGATGCTGTTTATTCTGCTTTGAGTTCAATGGGGTTTAAGAATGTTGAGATTGTGATAGCAGAGACTGGATGGCCTTACAAGGGAGACAGCGATGAAGTAGCACCTAGCTATGAGAATGCTAAAGGTTATAATGGGAATTTGATAGCTCATCTTAGATCCATGGTAGGTACACCTCTGATGCCAGGGAAATCAGTAGATACATATCTATTTGCCCTTTATGATGAAGATTTGAAACCTGGACCTTCTTCTGAGCGATCATTCGGACTTTTCAAGCCTGATCTCACCATGACTTATGATATTGGACTCTCCAAAACTACTAGTCAG ACACCATCTTCTTCGCCAGTACAAGCTCCATTAACTCCATCACCAACACCAAACACAGCAACATCACCAACACCAAACACAGCAACATGGTGTTTACCAAAAGGCGGTGTCTCCAACGCGCAGTTGCAGCAAAATCTGGATTATGCCTGCGGACAAGGGGTAGATTGTAGTCCAGTTCAACCAGGAGGACCTTGCTACGAACCGAATACAGTAGCTTCACATGCTGCTTATGCCATGAATCTACTCTATCAAACATCCACTAGAAATCAATTGGACTGTGATTTCTCACAAACAGCCATTATTTCATTCAAAAATCCTA GCTATAATGCTTGCAATTATCCTGGTGGAACCTCCTGA